Proteins from a genomic interval of Quercus robur chromosome 9, dhQueRobu3.1, whole genome shotgun sequence:
- the LOC126698199 gene encoding uncharacterized protein LOC126698199 has protein sequence MFFFFVGGVEQQVRQVLRSGAGRCIACKSPADLVEYEKVLKLFFVPVWRWPGKEPSMYCRNCNLFFPQSYSLPPPRPTTDSALDEVDRCRFCDRPVEPEFSFCPFCGSAL, from the coding sequence atgtttttcttcttcGTGGGAGGGGTTGAGCAACAAGTCCGGCAAGTGCTGAGATCAGGTGCCGGAAGGTGCATAGCGTGCAAGTCTCCGGCGGATCTGGTGGAGTACGAGAAGGTTCTGAAGCTGTTCTTCGTTCCGGTGTGGCGGTGGCCGGGAAAGGAGCCTTCCATGTACTGTAGAAACTGCAACCTCTTCTTCCCTCAGTCTTACTCTCTTCCGCCGCCACGGCCGACCACCGACTCTGCTCTTGATGAGGTCGACCGCTGCCGTTTCTGTGACCGGCCGGTGGAGCCCGAGTTCAGTTTTTGCCCCTTTTGTGGCTCTGCTCTGTGA
- the LOC126698200 gene encoding chlorophyllide a oxygenase, chloroplastic has translation MTIVATAAALSLPISLCRSSKLNTRKGVRGGFRVVAVFREEGGLEKKSTWGQLFDVEDPRSKVPQCKGKFLDVNQALEVVRYDLRYCDWRARQDVLTIMLLHEKVVEVLNPLARDYKSIGTMKKELAELQGELAQAHKQVHMSEARVATALDKLAYMEELVNDRLLQDRSTTASDQTSPSPSTSTQSLEVVQRRSPRKSLNVSGPVKPYHPRLKNFWYPIAFSNDLKEDTMIPIECFEEPWVVFRGKDGKPGCIQNTCAHRACPLHLGSVNEGRIQCPYHGWEYSTDGKCEKMPSTRLLNLKIKSLPCFEQEGMIWIWPGNDPPTATIPSLEPPPGFQIHAEIVMELPVEHGLLLDNLLDLAHAPFTHTSTFAKGWSVPSFVKFLTPASGLQGYWDPYPIDMEFRPPCMVLSTIGISKPGKLEGQSTKQCATHLHQLHVCLPSSRQKTRLLYRMSLDFAPLLKYVPFVQYLWRHFAEQVLNEDLRLVVGQQERMLNGANIWNWPVSYDKLGVRYRLWRDAVDRGAKQLPYSEST, from the exons ATGACCATAGTGGCTACAGCTGCAGCTCTCTCTTTGCCAATCTCTCTTTGTAGATCATCTAAGCTCAACACTAGAAAG GGAGTAAGAGGAGGATTTCGGGTGGTTGCTGTTTTTAGAGAGGAAGGAGGGTTGGAGAAGAAGAGCACTTGGGGACAGCTTTTTGATGTGGAGGATCCAAGGTCTAAGGTTCCCCAGTGTAAAGGGAAGTTCTTGGATGTAAATCAAGCCCTAGAAGTGGTTAGATATGATCTTCGGTACTGTGATTGGCGGGCCCGGCAAGATGTCCTCACAATCATGCTTCTCCATGAAAAG GTTGTAGAAGTTTTAAATCCTCTAGCTCGTGACTACAAGTCCATTGGCACAATGAAGAAGGAACTTGCGGAGTTGCAAGGAGAATTAGCACAAGCTCACAAACAG GTTCACATGTCCGAAGCAAGAGTTGCCACTGCTTTAGATAAACTAGCTTACATGGAAGAATTGGTGAATGATAGGCTGTTACAAGACAGAAGCACTACAGCATCAGACCAAACATCCCCCTCTCCCAGTACTTCTACACAATCTCTTGAAGTTGTACAGAGAAGGTCACCACGTAAAAGCTTGAACGTATCTGGTCCCGTAAAACCTTATCATCCCCGCTTGAAGAATTTCTGGTATCCCATTGCTTTCTCCAATGATCTGAAGGAGGATACCATG ATTCCAATTGAATGTTTTGAGGAACCATGGGTTGTCTTTCGTGGAAAAGATGGGAAACCTGGATGTATCCAGAACACCTGTGCACATAGAGCATGTCCTCTTCACCTTGGTTCAGTCAATGAGGGTCGCATCCAATGTCCCTACCATG GGTGGGAGTACTCAACAGAtggaaaatgtgagaaaatgccATCTACGCGATTACTTAATTTGAAGATAAAGTCATTGCCATGTTTTGAACAAGAGGGAATGATCTGGATTTGGCCTGGAAATGACCCTCCAACGGCCACCATTCCCTCTTTAGAACCTCCTCCAGGATTTCAAATTCATGCTGAG ATTGTCATGGAACTTCCAGTGGAACATGGACTACTTCTAGATAATCTTTTGGATCTTGCACATGCCCCTTTCACTCACACTTCCACCTTTGCCAAGGGATGGAGCGTTCCCAG CtttgtgaaatttttgacaCCTGCTTCGGGCCTCCAAGGATATTGGGACCCTTATCCAATTGACATGGAATTTCGGCCACCTTGTATGGTGCTATCAACTATCGGGATCTCAAAGCCTGGCAAACTGGAAGGGCAGAGTACCAAGCAGTGTGCCACACACCTTCACCAACTTCATGTTTGTTTACCTTCTTCAAGGCAGAAGACAAGGTTATTATACAGAATGTCACTGGATTTTGCTCCCCTGCTTAAGTACGTTCCTTTTGTGCAATATCTGTGGCGGCATTTCGCAGAACAG GTGTTAAATGAGGATCTGCGGCTCGTAGTTGGCCAGCAAGAGCGCATGCTCAATGGTGCAAATATCTGGAATTGGCCTGTATCCTATGATAAGCTAGGTGTGAGGTACAGGCTATGGAGAGATGCCGTGGACAGAGGAGCTAAGCAACTACCCTACAGTGAATCAACATAG